The Streptomyces sp. NBC_00670 genome window below encodes:
- a CDS encoding DUF397 domain-containing protein: MRSTRADLTAATWRKSTYSDGGGGDCLEIATNIPDTVPVRDSKRPTGPTLLLGPAAWTAFVTGIRRRK; encoded by the coding sequence ATGCGCAGCACACGAGCCGACCTGACAGCCGCCACCTGGCGCAAGAGCACGTACAGCGACGGCGGCGGCGGCGACTGCCTGGAAATCGCCACCAACATCCCCGACACGGTGCCCGTCCGCGACAGCAAGCGCCCCACCGGCCCGACGCTGCTCCTGGGGCCCGCCGCCTGGACGGCGTTCGTCACGGGCATACGGCGGAGGAAGTAG
- a CDS encoding DUF5753 domain-containing protein: protein MHKYMAHSVPGLLQTAAYARELLRLGQPWCAAEEIDAKVAARLGRQGLLRRPQPPLLWVVLDESVIRRPVGGPTVMRDQLNHVLEMARTPHVEVQVIPFATGGHSAMGGSLTLLSFEKASDVAYLEAGHSGELVEDRAMVARHSYRYDLVHAQALPPEPSAALIQRAMEEYETCAAHEPT, encoded by the coding sequence ATGCACAAGTACATGGCGCACAGCGTGCCCGGCCTGCTCCAAACCGCCGCGTACGCGCGCGAACTGCTGCGCCTGGGGCAACCCTGGTGCGCGGCAGAGGAGATCGACGCGAAGGTAGCGGCCCGACTCGGTCGGCAGGGCCTGCTGCGCAGACCGCAGCCGCCGCTGCTGTGGGTGGTACTGGACGAATCGGTGATCCGTCGGCCCGTGGGAGGGCCGACGGTCATGCGCGACCAGTTGAATCACGTGCTCGAGATGGCGAGGACGCCGCACGTCGAGGTGCAGGTGATCCCCTTTGCGACCGGTGGCCACTCGGCGATGGGCGGCTCACTCACCCTCCTGTCCTTCGAGAAGGCGTCGGACGTGGCGTACCTGGAAGCCGGGCACTCGGGCGAGCTGGTGGAGGACAGGGCCATGGTGGCCCGTCACTCCTATCGTTACGATCTCGTGCACGCCCAAGCCCTGCCGCCCGAGCCGTCAGCGGCCCTGATCCAGCGGGCCATGGAGGAATACGAGACATGCGCAGCACACGAGCCGACCTGA
- a CDS encoding helix-turn-helix domain-containing protein → MPAPKELDPSTSLTALYGAKLRKLRVRSGLTQRRLGDLIPIAHSRIAQYELARRTHPRTSTPSWTRSSRPTATSSPSGATSGGHRSRTGRGSSWSTRPRRSPCTSTWRTACPACSKPPRTRANCCAWGNPGARQRRSTRR, encoded by the coding sequence ATGCCCGCGCCGAAGGAACTCGACCCTTCCACGTCCCTCACCGCGCTCTACGGCGCGAAGCTGCGCAAGCTCCGTGTGCGGTCCGGGCTCACCCAGCGCCGGCTGGGCGACCTGATCCCGATCGCCCACAGCCGGATCGCCCAGTACGAGTTGGCAAGGAGAACCCACCCGAGGACGTCAACGCCAAGCTGGACACGGTCCTCGAGGCCGACGGCGACCTCGTCGCCCTCTGGGGCCACATCAGGCGGACACCGATCCCGGACTGGGCGCGGAAGTTCATGGAGTACGAGGCCAAGGCGATCACCATGCACAAGTACATGGCGCACAGCGTGCCCGGCCTGCTCCAAACCGCCGCGTACGCGCGCGAACTGCTGCGCCTGGGGCAACCCTGGTGCGCGGCAGAGGAGATCGACGCGAAGGTAG
- a CDS encoding type II toxin-antitoxin system HicB family antitoxin, which translates to MTTDALHLTAAITHEGEWYVARCLQVEVTSQGETIEESLENLREALELYFEDAPAPEVTEVITAPVEVRRVA; encoded by the coding sequence ATGACCACTGACGCACTGCACCTGACCGCCGCGATCACCCACGAGGGCGAGTGGTACGTGGCGCGCTGTCTTCAGGTTGAGGTCACCTCCCAGGGTGAGACCATCGAAGAATCCCTGGAGAACCTCCGCGAAGCGCTGGAGCTCTACTTCGAGGACGCCCCCGCCCCCGAGGTCACCGAAGTGATCACGGCCCCCGTCGAAGTGCGGCGCGTCGCGTGA
- a CDS encoding type II toxin-antitoxin system HicA family toxin has product MGKALQRGGFAYVSARGSHAKYRSGERTVIVPLHRSLAPGTLRSILRQADWTVEDLETHLQ; this is encoded by the coding sequence GTGGGCAAGGCCCTACAACGGGGCGGGTTCGCGTACGTCTCTGCCCGTGGCAGCCACGCCAAGTACCGCAGCGGCGAGCGGACCGTCATTGTTCCCCTCCACCGCAGCCTCGCACCCGGCACCCTTCGGTCCATCCTCCGCCAGGCCGACTGGACCGTCGAAGATCTCGAGACGCATTTGCAGTAA